Proteins found in one Methylobacterium sp. CB376 genomic segment:
- a CDS encoding UDP-glucose dehydrogenase family protein, translated as MRVAMVGSGYVGLVSGACFADFGHAVVCVDKDPDKIAALNAGRIPIFEPGLDALVAENVRQGRLSFTTDLAQGVAGADAVFIAVGTPSRRGDGFADLTYVHQAARDIARALDGYAVVVTKSTVPVGTGDEVERIIRETRPEADFAVVSNPEFLREGAAIADFKRPDRIVIGAEEPRAAEVISELYRPLYLNQAPILVTSRRTAELTKYAANAFLATKITFINEMADLCERVGADVQQVARGIGLDNRIGAKFLHAGPGYGGSCFPKDTLALVKTAQDAGSPVRLVETVVAVNDQRKRAMARKVVAACGGSVRGRTIAVLGLTFKPNTDDMRDAPSLSIIAGLQDAGARVRAYDPEGMEQARPLLTDVDYASDPYGCADGADALVLVTEWDAFRALDLARLRGVMAVPVLVDLRNVYRPEDARKHGFSYTSVGRAGQPLPA; from the coding sequence ATGCGGGTCGCGATGGTTGGGTCCGGCTATGTCGGGCTGGTCTCGGGGGCCTGTTTCGCCGATTTCGGCCACGCGGTCGTCTGCGTCGACAAGGATCCCGACAAGATCGCCGCACTCAACGCCGGCCGCATCCCGATCTTCGAGCCCGGCCTCGACGCCCTGGTGGCCGAGAACGTCCGCCAGGGCCGCCTCTCCTTCACCACCGACCTCGCCCAGGGCGTCGCGGGCGCCGACGCCGTCTTCATCGCCGTCGGCACCCCCTCGCGCCGCGGCGACGGCTTCGCCGACCTCACCTACGTGCATCAGGCGGCCCGCGACATCGCCCGAGCCCTCGACGGCTACGCGGTCGTGGTGACGAAATCGACCGTCCCGGTCGGCACCGGCGACGAGGTCGAGCGCATCATCCGCGAGACCCGGCCCGAGGCCGATTTCGCCGTGGTCTCCAACCCGGAATTCCTGCGCGAGGGCGCCGCCATCGCGGATTTCAAGCGGCCCGACCGCATCGTCATCGGGGCCGAGGAGCCCCGCGCGGCCGAGGTGATCAGCGAGCTCTACCGCCCGCTCTACCTCAACCAGGCCCCCATCCTGGTCACCTCCCGGCGCACCGCCGAGCTCACCAAGTACGCGGCCAACGCCTTCCTGGCCACCAAGATCACCTTCATCAACGAGATGGCGGACCTGTGCGAGAGGGTCGGGGCCGACGTGCAGCAGGTGGCGCGCGGAATCGGGCTCGACAACCGCATCGGCGCGAAGTTCCTGCATGCCGGCCCGGGCTACGGCGGCTCGTGCTTCCCCAAGGATACGCTGGCGCTGGTCAAGACGGCGCAGGATGCGGGCAGCCCGGTGCGCCTCGTCGAGACCGTGGTGGCGGTCAACGACCAGCGCAAGCGCGCGATGGCGCGCAAGGTGGTGGCGGCCTGCGGGGGCTCGGTGCGGGGCAGGACGATCGCGGTGCTGGGTCTGACCTTCAAGCCCAACACCGACGACATGCGCGACGCGCCCTCGCTCTCGATCATCGCGGGGCTGCAGGATGCCGGGGCGCGGGTGCGGGCCTACGACCCGGAGGGGATGGAGCAGGCGCGCCCGCTTCTCACGGACGTGGATTACGCGAGCGACCCCTACGGCTGCGCCGACGGCGCGGACGCGCTGGTGCTGGTGACCGAGTGGGACGCGTTCCGGGCGCTCGACCTCGCGCGGCTGCGCGGGGTGATGGCGGTGCCGGTGCTGGTGGACCTGCGCAACGTCTACCGGCCGGAGGACGCGCGCAAGCACGGCTTTTCCTACACCAGCGTCGGACGGGCCGGGCAGCCGCTCCCCGCCTGA
- a CDS encoding metallophosphoesterase, translated as MPRHATADDAPGPLRLFVLSDLHLERRDPAAIPPPAEPFDVLVCAGDVWEGQPERGLAVLLGLAGERPAVLVPGNHEHYAPAGDPRTAPALLAALAAEVERINAAAGRTRIALLRAGEAAVIAGVRFVGATLWSDWALAGRWLAPDAPGRPADPAAYAAARMTDPLTGSREFRAIRLADGAAWTPAAAMEAHARDRALLAAALARPHAGPTVAVTHHPPIAEAADRYRDAPGVPWWVPAFYATTVLADLAPAHRPALWVSGHFHAGHDLALYGTRCVANPVEGGTFDPRTVVAV; from the coding sequence ATGCCGCGCCACGCCACCGCCGACGACGCGCCCGGGCCGCTGCGCCTGTTCGTGCTCTCCGACCTGCACCTGGAGCGGCGCGACCCCGCCGCCATCCCGCCCCCGGCGGAGCCCTTCGACGTGCTCGTCTGCGCGGGGGACGTCTGGGAGGGTCAGCCGGAGCGGGGGCTCGCGGTGCTGCTCGGCCTCGCGGGGGAGCGCCCCGCGGTGCTGGTGCCCGGCAACCATGAGCACTACGCCCCGGCGGGCGATCCGCGCACCGCCCCGGCGCTCCTCGCCGCCCTCGCCGCCGAGGTGGAGCGGATCAACGCCGCGGCCGGGCGGACCCGCATCGCGCTGCTGCGGGCCGGGGAGGCCGCGGTGATCGCGGGCGTGCGCTTCGTGGGCGCGACCCTGTGGAGCGACTGGGCGCTGGCCGGGCGCTGGCTCGCCCCCGACGCGCCGGGCCGGCCCGCCGACCCGGCCGCCTACGCGGCGGCGCGCATGACCGACCCGCTCACCGGCTCGCGCGAGTTCCGGGCGATTCGGCTCGCGGACGGGGCGGCCTGGACGCCCGCCGCGGCGATGGAGGCCCACGCGCGGGACCGCGCCCTGCTGGCGGCCGCCCTCGCGCGGCCGCATGCGGGGCCGACCGTCGCGGTCACCCATCACCCGCCGATCGCCGAGGCCGCCGACCGCTACCGCGACGCGCCGGGCGTGCCCTGGTGGGTGCCAGCCTTCTACGCCACGACGGTGCTGGCCGACCTCGCGCCCGCCCATCGCCCGGCGCTCTGGGTCTCCGGCCATTTCCATGCCGGCCACGACCTCGCCCTCTACGGCACGCGCTGCGTGGCCAATCCGGTCGAGGGCGGGACCTTCGATCCCCGCACGGTCGTCGCCGTGTGA
- the croR gene encoding 3-hydroxybutyryl-CoA dehydratase, translating to MLPELRVLYFEDLAVGMSETLSKTISSSDVVGFAEITGDRNPIHLSEHFAARTPFGTRIAHGLYTAGLISAVLGTRLPGPGAVYISQSLNFRAPVRIGDTVEVTVEVAELVPERRRARLTCTCSVGGETVLDGEALVKVPTRAEADPLAARAKG from the coding sequence ATGCTGCCCGAACTGCGCGTTCTGTACTTCGAGGATCTCGCCGTCGGGATGTCCGAGACGCTGTCGAAGACGATCTCGTCCTCCGACGTGGTCGGCTTCGCGGAGATCACCGGCGATCGCAACCCGATCCACCTCTCCGAGCACTTCGCCGCCCGCACGCCGTTCGGCACCCGCATCGCCCACGGCCTCTACACGGCCGGGTTGATCTCGGCCGTGCTCGGCACGCGCCTCCCCGGGCCGGGGGCGGTCTACATCAGCCAGAGCCTGAACTTTCGCGCGCCCGTGCGCATCGGCGACACGGTCGAGGTCACGGTCGAGGTGGCCGAGCTCGTCCCCGAGCGCCGCCGCGCCCGGCTCACCTGCACCTGCAGCGTCGGCGGCGAGACCGTGCTGGACGGCGAGGCGCTCGTGAAGGTGCCGACCCGGGCCGAGGCCGATCCGCTCGCGGCCCGCGCCAAGGGCTGA
- a CDS encoding TrmH family RNA methyltransferase, producing the protein MPEPIPIEDPADPRLSAFAAIRERDLVGRRGRFVAEGEVVLRVLLSGRARFRIESVLLSPERLASLRPALAALTDAPVYLAPRAVMSALAGFPIHRGVLAIGRSGETPPAESLVPPGPALLLGLVGLANHDNVGGLFRNAAAFGADAVLLDAATCDPLYRKAIRVSAGTCLTLPFARLPDGEALLALCERHGIVPLALTPGGGEEIAQLPPLPRAMLLLGTEGTGLPDALMARARRVRIAMAPGVDSLNVAAAGAVALHRIAAPRLSGP; encoded by the coding sequence GTGCCCGAGCCCATCCCGATCGAGGATCCGGCCGACCCGCGGCTCAGCGCCTTCGCGGCGATCCGCGAGCGCGACCTCGTCGGGCGCCGGGGCCGCTTCGTCGCCGAGGGCGAGGTGGTGCTGCGGGTCCTGCTCTCGGGCCGCGCCCGGTTCCGGATCGAGTCGGTCCTGCTCTCGCCCGAGCGCCTGGCCTCCCTGCGGCCGGCCCTCGCCGCCTTGACCGACGCCCCGGTCTACCTCGCGCCGCGCGCGGTGATGAGCGCGCTCGCCGGCTTCCCGATCCACCGCGGCGTGCTGGCGATCGGGCGATCGGGCGAGACCCCGCCGGCCGAGTCGCTGGTGCCGCCGGGGCCCGCCCTGCTGCTCGGGCTGGTGGGCCTTGCCAACCACGACAATGTCGGGGGGCTGTTCCGCAACGCCGCCGCCTTCGGGGCCGACGCGGTGCTGCTCGACGCGGCCACCTGCGACCCTCTCTACCGCAAGGCGATCCGGGTCTCGGCCGGCACCTGCCTGACCCTTCCCTTCGCCCGGCTGCCGGACGGCGAGGCCCTGCTCGCCCTCTGCGAGCGGCACGGGATCGTGCCGCTGGCCCTCACCCCCGGCGGCGGGGAGGAGATCGCGCAGCTGCCGCCCCTCCCCCGCGCGATGCTCCTGCTCGGCACCGAGGGGACCGGGCTCCCGGACGCCCTGATGGCGCGGGCCCGGCGGGTGCGGATCGCGATGGCGCCGGGCGTCGATTCGCTCAACGTGGCGGCGGCGGGAGCGGTGGCGCTGCACCGGATCGCGGCGCCGCGCCTCTCCGGTCCCTGA
- the crtI gene encoding phytoene desaturase family protein — MLQPREGYRTLSGRRAVVVGAGPGGLAVALLLAREGVHVTVVEKDDCVGGRTRTVTAPGGYRFDIGPTFFLYPRILADIFASCGERLEDHVRLERLDPLYHLVFEGGGEIRATSDVTRLQAEIARMAPADAANVPRYLADNRAKLEAFRPVLEQPFDSLRSLVSAPMLRALPLLRPHATVDRDLQRYFADPRVRLAFSFQTKYLGMSPFRCPSLFTILSFLEYEHGVFHPVGGCGAVSEAMAGLARRLGVDIRLGTAVDRVLFEGDRAVGVEAGGERLPADSVVVNGDFAKVVRALVPERHRPRWRDAKLDRARLSCSTFMLYLGLEGRMPEGLGHHTILLAEEYRRNIAEISTGILPRQPSLYVQHAGFTDGGMAPPGHTSLYVLVPVPNLRADIDWATVRPQYRRLVLDRLKLLGLTDIERRIRYERIVDPTDWRDAFAVNEGATFNLSHDLGQMLYFRPHNRFGRGLYLVGGGTHPGSGLPVIYEGARITARLLLEDLARQGRRSLPDLAPPLEVAPSGKAT, encoded by the coding sequence TTGCTTCAGCCGCGTGAAGGCTACCGCACCCTGTCGGGGCGGCGTGCGGTGGTGGTGGGGGCGGGGCCGGGCGGACTCGCGGTGGCGCTGCTCCTCGCCCGGGAGGGCGTCCACGTCACCGTCGTGGAGAAGGACGACTGCGTCGGCGGGCGCACCCGCACCGTGACGGCGCCGGGCGGCTACCGATTCGACATCGGGCCGACCTTCTTCCTCTACCCGCGCATCCTCGCCGACATCTTCGCCTCCTGCGGCGAGCGGCTGGAGGACCACGTCCGGCTGGAGCGGCTCGATCCGCTCTACCACCTCGTCTTCGAGGGCGGCGGCGAGATCCGCGCCACCTCGGACGTAACCCGGCTCCAGGCCGAGATCGCCCGCATGGCGCCGGCCGACGCCGCCAACGTGCCGCGCTACCTCGCGGACAACCGCGCCAAGCTCGAGGCCTTCCGGCCGGTGCTGGAACAGCCCTTCGACAGCCTGCGCAGCCTGGTCTCGGCGCCGATGCTGAGGGCGCTGCCGCTCCTGCGCCCGCACGCCACCGTGGACCGCGACCTGCAGCGCTACTTCGCCGACCCGCGGGTGCGCCTCGCCTTCTCGTTCCAGACCAAGTACCTCGGGATGTCGCCGTTCCGCTGCCCGAGCCTGTTCACCATCCTGAGCTTCCTCGAATACGAGCACGGGGTCTTCCATCCCGTGGGCGGCTGCGGCGCGGTCTCGGAGGCGATGGCGGGGCTCGCCCGGCGGCTCGGCGTCGACATCCGCCTGGGCACCGCCGTCGACCGGGTGCTGTTCGAGGGAGACCGCGCGGTCGGGGTCGAGGCCGGGGGCGAGCGCCTGCCGGCCGATTCGGTGGTGGTGAACGGCGATTTCGCCAAGGTGGTGCGCGCCCTGGTGCCCGAGCGGCACCGGCCGCGCTGGCGCGACGCCAAGCTCGACCGGGCGCGCCTCTCCTGCTCGACCTTCATGCTCTATCTGGGCCTGGAGGGGCGGATGCCGGAGGGCCTCGGCCACCACACGATCCTGCTCGCCGAGGAGTACCGGCGCAACATCGCGGAGATCTCGACCGGTATCCTGCCGCGCCAGCCCTCGCTCTACGTGCAGCATGCCGGCTTCACGGATGGCGGCATGGCGCCGCCCGGCCATACCAGCCTCTACGTGCTGGTCCCGGTGCCGAACCTGCGCGCCGACATCGACTGGGCGACGGTGCGGCCCCAGTATCGCCGCCTCGTCCTCGACCGGCTGAAGCTGCTCGGCCTGACCGACATCGAGCGGCGCATCCGCTACGAGCGCATCGTCGATCCGACCGACTGGCGCGACGCGTTCGCGGTCAACGAGGGGGCGACGTTCAACCTGTCGCACGATCTCGGGCAGATGCTGTATTTCCGGCCGCACAACCGCTTCGGCCGCGGCCTGTACCTGGTCGGCGGCGGCACCCATCCGGGCTCGGGCCTGCCGGTGATCTACGAGGGCGCGCGCATCACCGCCCGGCTCCTGCTGGAGGACCTCGCCCGGCAGGGCCGGCGCTCCCTGCCCGACCTCGCGCCGCCGCTCGAAGTCGCGCCGAGCGGGAAGGCGACGTGA
- a CDS encoding DUF2141 domain-containing protein, whose amino-acid sequence MRAGAPRAALAALLAALVLPSGGAAAAELTVDVEGVQPGAGEVYVALCTGGLSEGSCRIGQNAPARAPALRFAFTQVPPGTYAVAVFQDLDGDGRLARTPLGLPREPYGFSNGAGRGGRPDFAAAAFPLAEPGAAIRVRLQRALPAAR is encoded by the coding sequence GTGAGGGCGGGCGCGCCGCGCGCGGCCCTCGCCGCCCTGCTCGCGGCCCTCGTCCTGCCGTCGGGGGGCGCGGCCGCGGCCGAGCTCACGGTGGACGTCGAGGGGGTGCAGCCGGGGGCCGGGGAGGTCTACGTCGCCCTGTGCACCGGCGGGCTCTCGGAGGGCTCGTGCCGCATCGGCCAGAACGCTCCGGCGCGGGCGCCCGCCCTGCGCTTCGCCTTCACGCAGGTGCCGCCCGGGACCTACGCGGTCGCGGTGTTCCAGGACCTCGACGGCGACGGGCGGCTCGCCCGCACCCCGCTCGGCCTGCCGCGCGAGCCCTACGGCTTCTCGAACGGGGCGGGCCGCGGTGGCCGGCCGGATTTCGCCGCGGCGGCCTTCCCGCTGGCCGAGCCGGGGGCGGCGATCCGCGTGCGGCTGCAGCGGGCGCTGCCGGCGGCGCGGTGA
- a CDS encoding Uma2 family endonuclease, with protein sequence MADAAHRFPALTIADYDAFVAAQRDEREWELVAGEFVMMSNPTEDHEQIAGNIGASLKLAMDAAGCRSYQGGMRVQRSDDGRGRDKTRPDIVVRLGPRQNQTYVTDPLVVVEVLSPSTMDHDCGGKLAFHKSLPTLRHLALVYQDQMRVEHYQRTEEGWRLEVLITPQDVLRFDAVDFEIDLDRIYFGVPVSRPLARSGPDLRAARADAQTASAPDATPGRPLGGMAAGVSGEG encoded by the coding sequence ATGGCCGACGCGGCTCACCGATTCCCGGCGCTGACGATCGCCGACTACGACGCGTTCGTGGCGGCGCAACGCGACGAGCGCGAGTGGGAACTCGTCGCCGGCGAATTCGTGATGATGAGCAACCCGACGGAGGATCACGAGCAGATCGCCGGGAATATCGGGGCCTCTCTCAAGCTCGCCATGGATGCCGCAGGATGCCGCAGCTATCAGGGCGGCATGCGCGTGCAGCGCTCCGACGACGGACGCGGCCGCGACAAGACCAGGCCCGACATCGTCGTCCGATTGGGGCCGCGCCAGAACCAGACCTACGTGACCGATCCCCTCGTCGTGGTGGAGGTGCTGTCGCCCTCGACGATGGACCACGACTGCGGCGGCAAGCTCGCGTTCCACAAGTCGCTGCCCACCCTGCGGCACCTCGCGCTGGTCTACCAGGACCAGATGCGCGTCGAACATTATCAGCGCACCGAGGAGGGTTGGCGCCTGGAGGTGCTGATCACGCCGCAGGACGTGCTGCGCTTCGACGCGGTCGATTTCGAGATCGACCTCGACCGGATCTATTTCGGCGTGCCGGTGTCGCGGCCGCTCGCCCGGAGCGGGCCGGATCTCCGAGCCGCACGCGCCGACGCGCAGACCGCTTCGGCGCCGGACGCAACGCCGGGACGCCCCCTCGGTGGAATGGCCGCGGGCGTGTCCGGCGAGGGGTGA
- a CDS encoding DUF2312 domain-containing protein: MAASPVLAVDNSSVAADQLKSIIERIERLEEEKAGLAGDIKDVYAEAKANGFDTKVLRKIISIRKRDHEERQEEEAILELYMQALGMV, from the coding sequence ATGGCTGCATCCCCCGTGCTCGCGGTCGACAACTCGTCGGTCGCCGCCGACCAGCTCAAGAGCATCATCGAGCGCATCGAGCGCCTGGAGGAAGAGAAGGCCGGGCTGGCGGGCGACATCAAGGACGTCTACGCCGAGGCCAAGGCGAACGGCTTCGATACCAAGGTCCTGCGCAAGATCATCTCGATCCGCAAGCGCGACCACGAGGAGCGCCAGGAGGAGGAGGCGATCCTCGAACTCTACATGCAGGCCCTCGGCATGGTCTAG
- a CDS encoding DUF1244 domain-containing protein has translation MTQIDETARTELEAAVFRRLVAHLRGRTDVQNIDLMNLAGFCRNCLSNWMKEEADARGLPLSKDESREQVYGMPYEEWKAKHQKEASAEQQAAFSARNPGH, from the coding sequence ATGACGCAGATCGACGAGACCGCCCGCACCGAACTCGAAGCCGCGGTGTTCCGCCGGCTCGTGGCGCACCTGCGGGGGCGCACCGACGTGCAGAACATCGACCTGATGAACCTCGCCGGCTTCTGCCGCAACTGCCTGTCGAACTGGATGAAGGAGGAGGCGGATGCCCGCGGCCTGCCCCTCAGCAAGGACGAGAGCCGGGAGCAGGTCTACGGCATGCCCTACGAGGAATGGAAGGCCAAGCACCAGAAGGAGGCGAGCGCCGAGCAGCAGGCCGCCTTTTCGGCGCGCAACCCGGGGCATTGA